One segment of Nyctibius grandis isolate bNycGra1 chromosome 11, bNycGra1.pri, whole genome shotgun sequence DNA contains the following:
- the POU6F1 gene encoding POU domain, class 6, transcription factor 1 — protein sequence MDTEAVQPQEASLTVNEQVIVMSSHETIRVLEVGVDTPLPAEEDRKALEMPPEEVARGSPGATGHPGREDVPPSSQSSGSGEAAGKPKPVTGASPSTVPSVGTFSHATSQQPPTLAPLAVQATLQVLTQENLATVVTGVMVPAGTVTQPLLIPISIAGQVAGQQGLAVWTFPTATVAALPGLTAPSPTGGIFKPPITNLQAAAVLTTTIQAPVQPAQPLQATVQARPPHQPPGVVFSAATTSQPPILPQPTAAPTPPVAKAVETQTHITVQPAGFAFNPGIINAASLGGQPQLLGSLAAAPVIANPISSVQGITGQILTNAQGQVIGTVPWVLNPPGMAAAGPAPPALSAPNLQVQTVTPQLLLNAQGQVIATLAGSAIQAATIKKTGTPEPPAKNEVQPIQPAPALAQPAVVVANPAPALKASATPVPITCSETPTVSQLVSKPPVPSAGTDEDGINLEEIREFAKNFKLRRLSLGLTQTQVGQALTATEGPAYSQSAICRFEKLDITPKSAQKLKPVLEKWLSEAELRNQEGQQNLMEFVGGEPSKKRKRRTSFTPQAIEALNAYFEKNALPTGQEITEIAKELNYDREVVRVWFCNRRQTLKNTSKLNVFQIP from the exons ATGGACACTGAAGCCGTGCAGCCCCAGGAGGCTTCGCTGACGGTCAACGAGCAG GTTATTGTCATGTCCAGCCATGAAACCATCCGAGTGCTGGAGGTCGGCGTGGACACCCCGCTCCCGGCCGAGGAGGACCGCAAAGCCTTGGAGATGCCACCAGAGGAGGTAGCGCGGGGCTCCCCGGGAGCCACCGGCCACCCGGGCAGAGAGGACGTCCCACCCAGCAGCCAGAGCTCGGGCAGCGGGGAGGCAGCCG GCAAACCCAAACCGGTGACCGGAGCATCCCCCAGCACTGTCCCTTCCGTCGGCACCTTCAGCCACGCCACAAGCCAGCAGCCGCCGACGCTGGCCCCACTGGCCGTACAAGCCACCCTGCAG GTCTTGACTCAGGAAAACTTAGCAACAGTTGTGACAGGAGTAATGGTTCCAGCAGGGACAGTTACTCAACCTCTTCTTATCCCCATCAGTATTGCAGGTCAAGTGGCAGGTCAGCAGGGACTGGCTGTGTGGACATTTCCTACAGCAACGGTCGCTGCCCTCCCCGGATTGACGGCTCCTTCTCCTACAGGGGGAATTTTCAAACCGCCTATAACCAATTTACAAG CCGCCGCCGTACTGACCACGACCATCCAAGCGCCGGTGCAGCCTGCCCAGCCGCTGCAGGCTACGGTCCAGGCCCGgccaccccaccagccccccggCGTCGTCTTCTCCGCCGCCACCACCAGCCAgccccccatcctgccccagcccacCGCAGCGCCCACGCCGCCCGTGGCCAAGGCAGTGGAGACGCAGACCCACATCACCGTCCAACCGGCTGGATTTGCCTTTAACCCCGGCATA ATCAACGCGGCTTCTCTGGGGGGTCAACCCCAACTCCTGGGCTCTTTGGCGGCCGCCCCCGTGATCGCAAACCCCATCTCCAGCGTGCAGGGCATCACGGGCCAAATCCTGACCAACGCCCAGGGCCAG GTGATCGGGACGGTGCCATGGGTGCTGAACCCCCCCGGGATGGCGGCAGCTGGCCCTGCCCCGCCCGCTCTGTCGGCCCCGAACCTGCAGGTACAGACGGTGACGCCTCAATTGCTGCTCAATGCCCAGGGCCAGGTCATCGCCACGTTGGCCGGCAGCGCCATCCAGGCGGCCACCATCAAGAAAACCGGcacccccgagccccccgctaAGAACGAG gtcCAGCCCATCCAGCCGGCCCCAGCTCTCGCCCAGCCCGCCGTGGTGGTGGCAAACCCAGCCCCGGCGCTGAAGGCTTCCGCCACGCCCGTCCCCATCACCTGCTCGGAGACCCCCACCGTCAGCCAGCTGGTCTCCA agccccCGGTCCCCAGCGCCGGGACGGACGAGGACGGGATCAACCTGGAGGAGATCCGGGAGTTCGCCAAGAACTTCAAGCTGCGGCGGCTGTCGCTGGGGCTGACGCAGACGCAGGTGGGGCAGGCGCTGACGGCCACCGAGGGCCCGGCCTACAGCCAGTCGGCGATCTGCAG GTTCGAGAAGCTCGACATCACCCCCAAGAGCGCCCAGAAGCTCAAACCGGTGTTGGAGAAATGGTTGAGCGAAGCCGAACTCCGTAAccaagaagggcaacaaaacCTGATGGAGTTCGTCGGGGGGGAACCCTCGAAGAAACGGAAGCGCCGCACGTCCTTCACCCCGCAAGCCATCGAGGCTCTCAACGCTTACTTCGAGAAGAACGCTTTGCCCACGGGCCAGGAGATCACCGAGATCGCCAAGGAGCTCAACTACGACCGCGAAGTCGTCCGCGTCTGGTTCTGCAACCGGCGGCAAACCCTCAAGAACACCAGTAAACTCAACGTCTTTCAGATCCCCTAA